From a region of the Salvelinus namaycush isolate Seneca chromosome 40, SaNama_1.0, whole genome shotgun sequence genome:
- the pjvk gene encoding pejvakin, translating into MFAAATKNFVKQVGDTGRLIPVPSLSEADRYQPLSLVTRKRKRHFWKKTKYASTPFSLKDILVGEKEITAGVSSYQLLNYEDKSDVALNGRLGNHLMNDVGFNISGSDSVAVKASFGIVTKHEVEVPTLLRELNSRKVDLDHCLIRQSKESGRSVLCVVMESIRTTRQCSLTVHAGMRRTTMRFQIDDGRNPKGRDKAIVIPAHTTIAFSIFELFVRLDGRLDDRTFEELTHTHSDTYMDDVVTDYYEKAASMTDVSTAYLRGDSHSRVNLLNHNIPKGPCALCGRGQTPRETVYGCLECSSGGHKYVRLHVVPCFDLWHKTLS; encoded by the exons ATGTTCGCTGCGGCGACTAAGAACTTTGTGAAGCAGGTGGGAGACACAGGTCGGTTGATCCCCGTACCGAGCCTGAGTGAGGCTGACCGCTACCAACCGCTCAGCCTGGTcaccaggaagaggaagagacactTCTGGAAGAAAACCAAGTATGCCTCAACCCCCTTCTCCCTGAAAGACATCCTGGTGGGGGAGAAGGAGATCACAgcag GGGTGTCGTCGTACCAGCTCCTGAACTATGAGGACAAATCTGACGTGGCCCTGAACGGCAGATTAGGGAACCACCTGATGAACGACGTGGGGTTCAACATCAGTGGTTCAGACTCTGTGGCCGTCAAAGCCTCCTTTGGGATCGTCACCAAACACGAGGTGGAGGTCCCAACTCTACTCAGGGAACTCAACTCCAG GAAAGTGGATCTTGATCACTGTCTGATTCGTCAGTCCAAAGAAAGTGGGCGGAGTGTTCTCTGCGTTGTCATGGAGAGCATCCGTACGACTCGTCAGTGTTCTCTCACTGTCCATGCTGGCATGAGACGGACGACTATGAGG TTTCAGATTGATGATGGTCGAAACCCCAAAGGTCGAGACAAGGCCATAGTGATCCCAGCTCACACCACCATCGCATTCAGCATCTTTGAACTGTTTGTTCGATTGGATGGACGACTTG ACGACAGGACGTTTGAGGAGCTCACGCACACCCACTCAGACACCTATATGGACGACGTAGTGACAGACTACTACGAAAAAGCAGCCAGCATGACGGACGTCTCCACCGCCTACCTGAGAGGGGACTCCCACTCCCGTGTCAACCTCCTCAACCACAACATCCCCAAGGGCCCCTGTGCCCTGTGTGGCCGGGGCCAGACACCGAGGGAGACGGTCTACGGCTGTCTGGAGTGCTCCTCCGGTGGGCACAAATACGTCAGGCTACACGTGGTGCCCTGCTTCGACCTGTGGCACAAGACGCTCAGCTGA